A DNA window from Pseudomonas sp. B21-056 contains the following coding sequences:
- a CDS encoding class I SAM-dependent rRNA methyltransferase, which produces MSLPSLRLKANADRRLRAGHLWVYSNEIDVAATPLHGFKAGDQALLEAAGGKPLGIVAMSPNNLICARLLSRDAKLPLDKSLLVHRLNVALSLRERLFDKPFYRLVYGDSDLLPGLVVDRFGDILVVQIASATMEAHKDDVIAALTQVLKPSGILFKNDSAARDAEGLERYVETVFGLVPEWVALEENGVKFEAPVMEGQKTGWFYDHRMNRARLAPYAKGKRVLDLFSYIGGWGVQAAAFGASEVFCVDASAFALDGVERNAALNGFADKLTCIEGDVFEALKELKASEERFDVIVADPPAFIKRKKDLKNGEGAYRRLNEQAMRLLTKDGILVSASCSMHLPEDDLQNILLTSARHLDRNIQLLERGGQGPDHPVHPAIPETRYIKSITCRLLPNS; this is translated from the coding sequence ATGTCCCTGCCCAGCCTGCGCCTCAAAGCCAACGCCGACCGTCGCCTGCGCGCCGGTCACCTGTGGGTCTACAGTAACGAAATCGACGTGGCCGCCACCCCGCTGCACGGTTTCAAGGCTGGCGACCAGGCGCTCCTCGAAGCCGCCGGCGGCAAGCCGCTGGGCATCGTCGCGATGAGCCCCAACAACCTGATCTGCGCCCGCCTGCTGTCCCGTGACGCGAAGCTGCCGCTGGACAAATCCTTGCTGGTGCATCGCCTCAACGTAGCGCTGTCCTTGCGCGAGCGGCTGTTCGACAAGCCGTTCTATCGGCTGGTCTACGGCGACTCCGACCTGTTGCCGGGCCTGGTGGTCGACCGTTTTGGCGACATCCTGGTGGTGCAGATCGCCTCCGCTACCATGGAAGCCCACAAGGACGACGTGATCGCCGCCCTGACCCAGGTGCTCAAGCCCAGCGGCATTCTGTTCAAGAACGACTCCGCCGCCCGCGACGCCGAAGGCCTGGAGCGCTACGTCGAAACCGTGTTCGGCCTGGTGCCGGAATGGGTTGCCCTGGAAGAGAACGGGGTGAAATTCGAAGCACCGGTCATGGAAGGCCAGAAGACCGGCTGGTTCTACGACCACCGCATGAACCGCGCACGCCTGGCTCCCTACGCCAAGGGCAAGCGCGTACTGGACCTGTTCAGCTACATCGGCGGCTGGGGCGTGCAAGCCGCGGCATTCGGCGCCAGCGAAGTCTTCTGCGTCGACGCCTCGGCCTTCGCCCTCGACGGCGTCGAACGCAACGCTGCGCTGAACGGCTTTGCCGATAAGCTGACCTGCATCGAAGGCGACGTGTTCGAAGCCCTGAAGGAACTCAAGGCCAGCGAAGAGCGTTTCGACGTGATCGTGGCTGACCCGCCTGCCTTCATCAAGCGCAAGAAAGACCTCAAGAATGGAGAAGGCGCCTATCGCCGCCTCAACGAACAGGCCATGCGCCTGCTCACCAAGGACGGCATCCTGGTCAGCGCTTCGTGCTCGATGCACCTGCCCGAAGACGACCTGCAGAACATCCTGCTGACCAGCGCCCGTCACCTGGACCGCAACATTCAATTGCTTGAACGCGGCGGCCAGGGGCCGGACCATCCGGTTCACCCGGCCATCCCCGAGACCCGCTACATCAAGAGCATCACCTGCCGGTTGCTGCCCAACAGCTAA
- a CDS encoding SagB family peptide dehydrogenase: MHINPCLFILARPPHQVVWNYERHTQFELDLHYSTRLAQLVANPLQFDIHNPIDADFLNTEIFTEEPRKPIEWNWDELSRIFHIGTKNIPCAEVPRNVDEWATLYLQHCNEVLSSPAPSPQTKTYPVGRIVLAPCTLADIRDVSLAQTLVGRSTSRSFGEHAVSIEQVGTLLYLTLGYLNERRGAREACGPDALDARRSSPSGGGLNACEGYLYVRHVTGLAPGIYAYHPDAHALSLIRPLPDEPLGHLLCGQHFINPLPFGLFLTSRFDKLWWKYQHSRAYRMAFVETGHVSQAFLMVATALGLDTWLTGALADREVEHLLGLEGTCEQPLFFVGCGHGDGQVHCKELMALIDRQEIAS, from the coding sequence ATGCATATAAACCCGTGCCTTTTTATTCTTGCGCGCCCGCCGCACCAAGTTGTATGGAACTACGAGCGTCACACCCAATTCGAACTCGATCTTCATTACTCGACGCGATTGGCGCAACTTGTAGCCAACCCCTTGCAGTTCGATATTCACAACCCTATCGATGCCGATTTCTTGAACACAGAAATATTCACTGAAGAACCGAGAAAGCCCATCGAGTGGAACTGGGATGAGTTATCCAGGATATTTCATATCGGCACAAAGAACATTCCTTGTGCCGAGGTGCCCCGGAATGTAGATGAATGGGCGACCCTGTATCTGCAACATTGCAACGAAGTACTGTCGTCACCGGCACCTTCCCCCCAGACAAAAACGTATCCCGTCGGCCGGATCGTCCTGGCTCCCTGTACGCTGGCCGACATACGGGATGTTTCGCTGGCGCAGACACTGGTCGGTCGAAGCACCTCCCGCTCATTCGGCGAACACGCCGTCTCGATCGAACAGGTCGGCACGCTCCTGTACCTGACCCTGGGTTACCTGAACGAACGCCGGGGTGCCCGGGAGGCGTGCGGTCCCGATGCGCTGGACGCCAGGCGCAGCAGCCCCTCGGGCGGCGGCCTGAATGCCTGCGAGGGTTATCTGTACGTACGCCACGTGACCGGCCTGGCACCCGGCATCTACGCCTATCATCCGGACGCACATGCCTTGAGCCTGATCCGCCCCCTGCCCGATGAACCCCTGGGCCATCTATTGTGCGGTCAGCACTTCATCAATCCGCTGCCGTTCGGGCTGTTCCTCACCTCACGCTTCGACAAGCTGTGGTGGAAATACCAGCACTCTCGCGCCTACCGGATGGCTTTCGTCGAAACAGGCCATGTGTCCCAGGCCTTCCTGATGGTTGCTACTGCATTGGGCCTCGATACCTGGCTGACCGGAGCACTGGCCGACCGTGAAGTCGAACACCTGCTTGGCCTTGAAGGCACTTGCGAGCAACCGTTGTTTTTTGTCGGCTGCGGTCATGGTGACGGGCAGGTGCACTGCAAGGAACTGATGGCGTTGATCGACCGACAGGAGATCGCGTCATGA
- a CDS encoding diiron oxygenase codes for MTPSTANQTPRYTLGDWDNKAAVRIRKDDYRLPDDLERQLYSRDWFPSAFIPYIEHPLICEAGRSIAQRLAANHLVHFLDYTTLLEHRIVNRAVETIVHGELALPIPQPMKTAALQLYTDEGYHALFSNEVAEQVAALYGISERPTPRRIQRLLGMIDTVAPADRPLAWFLLGFVSETIIAKELLAITRDTLVCTVYRMLRSHLEDEARHSRYFSEVFQYLWTALDVTQRDQAARLLLQIIGLYFEPDMPWLMRSLASVGFNEPSALQIVADFLQPDAHGRRVRSGAVSTFAAMQKAGFFDNEHNRQLFTQAGFING; via the coding sequence ATGACCCCTTCAACCGCCAACCAGACACCTCGCTACACGCTGGGCGACTGGGATAACAAGGCCGCCGTGCGCATTCGTAAAGACGACTATCGCCTGCCCGACGACCTGGAACGGCAGCTCTACAGTCGTGACTGGTTTCCGTCGGCTTTCATTCCCTATATCGAACATCCGTTGATCTGCGAGGCGGGCCGCTCCATTGCCCAGCGCCTGGCGGCCAACCACCTGGTGCATTTCCTCGACTACACCACGTTGCTCGAACACCGGATCGTCAATCGCGCCGTGGAAACCATCGTCCATGGCGAACTGGCCCTGCCGATCCCCCAGCCGATGAAAACCGCGGCCCTGCAGCTCTACACCGACGAGGGCTATCACGCTCTTTTTTCCAATGAAGTGGCCGAACAGGTCGCAGCTCTCTACGGGATCAGCGAAAGGCCAACACCCAGGCGCATCCAGCGGCTGCTGGGCATGATCGATACCGTCGCCCCCGCGGATCGGCCCCTGGCGTGGTTTCTGCTGGGGTTCGTCTCCGAGACGATCATCGCCAAGGAGTTGCTGGCGATTACCCGCGACACCCTGGTGTGCACCGTGTACCGGATGCTCAGGAGTCATCTCGAGGACGAGGCACGCCACAGCCGCTACTTCAGCGAAGTATTCCAGTACCTGTGGACCGCCCTGGACGTGACCCAACGCGACCAGGCCGCCAGGCTGCTACTGCAGATCATCGGCCTCTATTTCGAGCCGGATATGCCCTGGCTGATGCGTAGCCTCGCCAGCGTCGGCTTCAACGAACCCTCCGCTCTGCAGATCGTTGCCGATTTCCTGCAACCGGACGCCCATGGCCGACGAGTACGTTCAGGGGCGGTTTCGACCTTCGCGGCCATGCAGAAGGCGGGGTTCTTCGACAACGAACACAACCGACAGCTTTTCACCCAAGCAGGGTTTATCAATGGCTGA
- a CDS encoding MFS transporter yields the protein MADFKGPPGPHKPAAVGLLLTLTLLGVFPIDVVLPSFPALSEHFGRPSSDIALSVSLFAIGIALSQLLVGPLSDTMGRKNLLLIGITVSAIGATGCILADDYGVFLFFRVVQALGCGCFVLSQALIQDLFTGLEQQRLRIFLVTCGGIFISVSPLAGTGLQHWMGWRGSFLVFIALAIGVFASAWLLLSRSMASSNSRRLDFIGAYRTVCSDFSFMAYWLTSALAFSCHFSFIVISPLVFIDQLQLSPEAFSLALLGYGLAYIGGGALATVLSNRIDSQTQIITGLGLILLAGVLMFGLSSHLGLSVTTVLLPMIVCTAGTTIARAAAHTRAMNLFPEQAGTSASAGSVLIFIVGGLTSAAISLTPLALQTTLALCLVLLSLTGLVLNGLIRHRHRGLLTG from the coding sequence ATGGCTGATTTCAAAGGCCCTCCAGGCCCCCACAAACCCGCCGCCGTCGGCTTGTTGCTGACGTTGACCCTGCTCGGCGTGTTTCCGATCGACGTCGTACTGCCCTCGTTCCCGGCATTGTCCGAACACTTTGGGCGTCCATCGTCCGACATCGCCCTGTCGGTCAGTCTGTTCGCGATAGGCATCGCCCTTTCGCAACTGCTGGTCGGCCCACTCTCCGACACCATGGGGCGGAAAAACCTGCTGCTGATCGGGATCACCGTTTCAGCCATCGGCGCCACGGGTTGCATACTCGCCGACGACTATGGAGTCTTTCTGTTCTTCCGTGTCGTCCAGGCGCTGGGGTGCGGCTGTTTCGTGCTGTCCCAGGCATTGATCCAGGATCTGTTTACCGGCCTGGAGCAGCAGCGGCTGCGTATCTTCCTGGTCACCTGCGGCGGTATTTTCATTTCCGTTTCGCCCCTGGCCGGTACCGGACTGCAGCACTGGATGGGGTGGCGCGGCAGCTTCCTGGTGTTCATTGCCCTGGCAATCGGCGTATTCGCAAGCGCCTGGCTTTTATTAAGCCGCTCCATGGCGAGCAGCAACTCCAGGCGCCTGGACTTCATCGGCGCCTATCGAACGGTATGCAGCGACTTCAGCTTCATGGCCTACTGGCTGACCTCGGCATTGGCTTTTTCCTGCCACTTTTCATTCATCGTCATTTCGCCACTGGTGTTCATCGACCAGCTACAGCTCTCGCCCGAGGCTTTTTCCCTGGCGCTGCTGGGTTACGGGCTGGCCTACATCGGCGGCGGAGCGTTGGCAACGGTGCTGAGCAACCGGATCGACTCACAGACGCAGATCATCACCGGCCTGGGTCTGATCCTGCTGGCGGGCGTCCTGATGTTCGGGCTTTCCAGCCATCTCGGGTTGTCGGTCACCACCGTCCTGCTACCCATGATCGTCTGCACCGCCGGAACCACCATCGCCCGGGCGGCGGCCCACACCCGGGCCATGAATCTGTTTCCCGAGCAAGCCGGTACGTCCGCGTCGGCCGGCAGCGTGTTGATCTTCATTGTCGGCGGGCTGACCAGCGCCGCGATCAGCCTCACCCCGCTTGCCCTGCAAACCACCCTGGCGTTGTGCCTGGTACTGCTCAGCCTCACGGGGTTGGTGCTCAATGGCCTGATCCGGCATCGTCACCGAGGGCTATTGACCGGTTGA